Proteins from a single region of Microbacterium sp. zg-Y818:
- the arsB gene encoding ACR3 family arsenite efflux transporter: MTAATSTSATAPSPTRRLSKLDRWLPLWIGLAMVAGLLLGQFVPAVSDLLVTLEVGGLSIPIAVGLLVMMYPVLAKVRYDKIAAVTGDKKLLVSSLVLNWIAGPALMFALAWVFLPDLPEYRTGLIIVGLARCIAMVVIWNDLACGDREAAAVLVAINSVFQVVAFSLLGWFYLTVLPGWLGLDTQGLEISVGQIALNVLIFLGIPLVAGFASRLIGERRKGREWYECTFLPRVGPWALYGLLFTIVLLFALQGEQVIAHPGDVARIALPLLVYFAVMWFAGLFTGKALGLTYARSSTLAFTAAGNNFELAIAVAIGTFGAASGQALAGVVGPLIEVPVLVGLVYVSLWAARAWFRTDPVTGERVTP; the protein is encoded by the coding sequence ATGACCGCCGCGACGAGCACCTCCGCGACCGCTCCGTCGCCCACGCGTCGCCTGTCGAAGCTCGACCGGTGGCTGCCGCTGTGGATCGGTCTGGCCATGGTCGCCGGCCTGCTGCTCGGTCAGTTCGTGCCCGCCGTCTCGGATCTGCTGGTCACGCTCGAAGTGGGCGGGCTCTCCATCCCGATCGCGGTCGGGCTGCTGGTGATGATGTACCCGGTGCTCGCGAAGGTCCGCTACGACAAGATCGCCGCCGTCACCGGCGACAAGAAGCTGCTTGTCTCGTCGCTGGTGCTCAACTGGATCGCCGGTCCCGCGCTGATGTTCGCCCTCGCCTGGGTGTTCCTCCCGGACCTCCCCGAGTACCGGACGGGGCTCATCATCGTCGGCCTCGCGCGGTGCATCGCCATGGTCGTCATCTGGAACGACTTGGCCTGCGGCGACCGCGAGGCGGCCGCCGTGCTCGTGGCCATCAACTCGGTGTTCCAGGTCGTCGCGTTCTCGCTGCTCGGCTGGTTCTACCTGACGGTCCTGCCCGGCTGGCTGGGGCTGGATACGCAGGGGCTGGAGATCTCCGTCGGGCAGATCGCCCTGAACGTGCTGATCTTCCTCGGCATCCCCCTCGTCGCAGGATTCGCATCGCGCCTCATCGGCGAGCGCCGCAAGGGGCGGGAGTGGTACGAATGCACCTTCCTGCCGCGTGTGGGACCTTGGGCCCTGTACGGACTGCTGTTCACCATCGTGCTGCTGTTCGCCCTGCAGGGGGAGCAGGTGATCGCCCACCCCGGCGATGTCGCCCGCATCGCGCTGCCATTGCTGGTGTATTTCGCGGTCATGTGGTTCGCCGGGCTGTTCACCGGCAAGGCCCTGGGCCTCACCTACGCCCGCTCGTCCACCCTGGCGTTCACGGCGGCCGGCAACAACTTCGAGCTCGCCATCGCCGTTGCCATCGGCACGTTCGGCGCCGCCTCCGGCCAGGCCCTCGCCGGTGTCGTCGGCCCGCTGATCGAGGTCCCCGTGCTCGTCGGGCTGGTGTACGTCTCGCTGTGGGCGGCGCGCGCCTGGTTCCGCACCGACCCGGTGACCGGCGAACGGGTGACCCCGTGA
- a CDS encoding metalloregulator ArsR/SmtB family transcription factor: protein MATALDASEVSAPCCTATLSREPISAAEAERLATMMKALADPARLRLLSIVAASEGGEACVCDLIEPLGLSQPTVSHHLKVLTAAGFLSRSKRGTWAYFSLVPGSLERVAEVFAAGGRAGGGSRPPHG from the coding sequence ATGGCCACCGCCCTCGACGCATCAGAAGTCAGTGCTCCGTGCTGCACGGCCACCCTGTCGCGTGAGCCGATCTCGGCAGCCGAGGCAGAGCGCCTGGCGACCATGATGAAGGCCTTGGCCGACCCGGCTCGACTGCGGCTGCTGTCGATCGTCGCGGCATCCGAGGGTGGCGAAGCCTGCGTCTGCGACCTCATCGAGCCCCTCGGGCTCAGCCAGCCCACGGTGTCGCACCATCTGAAGGTCCTCACCGCGGCGGGCTTTCTCAGCCGCAGCAAGCGGGGCACGTGGGCATACTTCTCGCTTGTTCCCGGTTCGCTCGAGCGCGTGGCAGAGGTCTTTGCCGCGGGCGGTCGAGCTGGCGGCGGCAGCCGTCCACCGCACGGTTGA
- a CDS encoding arsenate reductase ArsC: MTTHTTPSVLFVCVHNAGRSQMAAGFLRDIAGDRIEVRSAGSMPAEQINPIAVEAMAEVGIDITAEEPKVLTTEAVQASDVVITMGCGDACPIFPGKRYEDWKLEDPAGQGIESVRPIRDEIRTRIEQLVSELV; the protein is encoded by the coding sequence ATGACCACCCACACCACGCCGTCCGTCCTTTTCGTCTGCGTCCACAACGCCGGCCGATCCCAGATGGCAGCCGGGTTCCTCCGTGACATCGCCGGCGACCGCATCGAGGTGCGCTCCGCCGGGTCCATGCCCGCCGAGCAGATCAACCCGATCGCCGTCGAGGCGATGGCGGAGGTGGGCATCGACATCACCGCCGAAGAGCCCAAGGTGCTCACCACTGAGGCGGTGCAGGCATCCGACGTCGTCATCACGATGGGATGCGGGGATGCCTGCCCGATCTTTCCCGGCAAGCGCTACGAGGACTGGAAGCTCGAGGACCCCGCCGGCCAGGGCATCGAGTCGGTGCGTCCGATCCGCGACGAGATCCGCACGCGGATCGAGCAGCTGGTGAGCGAGCTGGTCTGA
- a CDS encoding SDR family oxidoreductase: MSSLRVLFLGGTGTISTACVRAAVAAGHDVSVLNRGNRDRDLPGGVRRITGDVRDADAVRAAVGGGVDVVADFLSFVPEHVETVLSAIEGRVGQYIYISSASAYEKPPRYLPVTESTPLRNPFWQYSRDKIACEDLLVGAHRDRALPVTIVRPSHTYDETMIPTTGGWTDIARMRAGKPVVIHGDGTSLWTITHSDDFAVAFTGLLGNPAAIGDAFTITGTHAPTWNQIYGWLADAAGVSEPRFVHVASDTIAAALPDVGPSLVGDKAHSMIFDTAKVTRLAPEFRTTVTFDEGARRILAFYDAHPDRQRVDEKLDAAFDALVAHADGVATAD, translated from the coding sequence ATGAGCTCACTGCGCGTACTCTTCCTCGGCGGCACCGGCACCATCAGCACCGCGTGCGTGCGCGCTGCCGTCGCCGCAGGCCATGACGTCTCCGTCCTCAACCGCGGCAACCGCGACCGCGACCTTCCCGGTGGGGTTCGCCGTATCACCGGCGACGTGCGTGACGCCGACGCGGTGCGCGCCGCGGTCGGCGGGGGCGTCGACGTCGTGGCGGACTTCCTCTCGTTCGTCCCCGAGCACGTCGAGACCGTGCTCTCGGCGATCGAGGGTCGCGTCGGGCAGTACATCTACATCAGCTCGGCATCCGCTTACGAGAAGCCCCCGCGCTACCTGCCGGTCACCGAGTCGACTCCGCTGCGCAACCCGTTCTGGCAGTACTCCCGCGACAAGATCGCCTGCGAGGACCTGCTGGTCGGCGCCCACCGCGACCGGGCACTTCCGGTGACGATCGTGCGGCCGTCGCACACCTACGACGAGACGATGATCCCGACGACAGGCGGATGGACCGACATCGCCCGCATGCGCGCCGGCAAGCCGGTCGTGATCCACGGCGACGGCACGAGCCTGTGGACGATCACCCACTCCGACGACTTCGCCGTGGCCTTCACGGGCTTGCTCGGCAACCCGGCCGCGATCGGCGACGCCTTCACCATCACCGGCACTCACGCCCCCACCTGGAACCAGATCTACGGCTGGCTGGCGGATGCCGCGGGGGTCTCCGAGCCGCGCTTTGTGCACGTAGCCAGCGACACGATCGCCGCGGCGCTGCCCGACGTCGGTCCCTCGCTCGTGGGCGACAAGGCGCACTCGATGATCTTCGACACCGCGAAGGTCACGCGCCTGGCGCCCGAGTTCCGCACGACGGTCACGTTCGACGAGGGCGCCCGCCGCATCCTGGCGTTCTACGACGCGCACCCCGACCGTCAGCGTGTCGACGAGAAGCTGGATGCCGCCTTCGACGCCCTGGTCGCCCACGCCGACGGTGTCGCCACGGCCGACTGA
- a CDS encoding DUF3263 domain-containing protein: MPLTPRDRAILDFEANWSRHGPRKEEAIHTHLGLSPARYYQLLGRLLDTTEALEYDPMLVSRLRRIRDAREQARRARVAMSPRVAR, from the coding sequence GTGCCCCTGACTCCTCGCGACCGCGCGATTCTCGACTTCGAGGCGAACTGGTCACGTCACGGGCCGCGCAAAGAAGAGGCGATCCACACCCATCTGGGTCTGTCGCCGGCGCGGTACTACCAGCTGCTGGGGCGGCTGCTCGACACCACCGAGGCACTGGAGTACGACCCCATGCTGGTGTCGCGTCTGCGCCGCATCCGCGATGCCCGCGAGCAGGCGCGGCGAGCCCGCGTCGCGATGAGCCCGCGCGTGGCCAGGTAG
- a CDS encoding DMT family transporter, protein MHDDAPRLPVWVALTGAVLIGVMTAVQARINGQLGVRLEDGLVAALISFGSGLLILTVISAALPAGRRGFARLASGVRERRIPFWMLCGGAAGALTVATQGLAVGIIGVSLFTVGVVAGQTVSALVLDRAGYGPSGVVAVTPGRVLGGALALVAVAIALTGRTVEVPLWMLLLPFAAGVGIAWQQATNGRLRQRVGTPLTATLVNFIGGSLCLAVLAAVSIAVSGAPAALPTDPWLYLGGALGVAYIFLGAALVVHTGVLLLGLASVVGQLFASLALDAAWPAPAGPSLAASLTMIGVALASVVVAAVPWRRRRAR, encoded by the coding sequence GTGCACGACGACGCCCCCCGCCTCCCTGTCTGGGTGGCGTTGACGGGTGCGGTGCTCATCGGCGTGATGACGGCCGTGCAGGCCAGGATCAACGGCCAGCTCGGCGTGCGGCTGGAAGACGGCCTCGTCGCGGCCCTGATCTCCTTCGGATCGGGCCTGCTCATCCTCACCGTCATCTCTGCCGCGCTGCCGGCCGGCCGCCGCGGGTTCGCGCGACTGGCATCGGGGGTGCGGGAGCGTCGCATCCCGTTCTGGATGCTGTGCGGCGGTGCGGCCGGCGCCCTCACCGTGGCCACTCAGGGGCTGGCCGTCGGGATCATCGGCGTCTCGCTTTTCACCGTCGGGGTCGTCGCCGGCCAGACGGTGAGCGCCCTCGTGCTCGATCGCGCCGGCTACGGACCCTCAGGCGTCGTCGCGGTCACCCCGGGTCGCGTGCTCGGGGGCGCGTTGGCGCTTGTCGCCGTGGCGATCGCACTGACAGGGCGCACCGTCGAGGTGCCGCTGTGGATGCTGCTGCTCCCGTTCGCCGCGGGTGTCGGCATCGCCTGGCAGCAAGCGACGAACGGACGACTGCGCCAGCGGGTGGGGACGCCGCTGACGGCGACGCTGGTGAACTTCATCGGCGGCAGCCTGTGCCTGGCGGTGCTTGCCGCCGTGAGCATCGCCGTCTCGGGGGCACCCGCCGCGCTGCCCACAGACCCGTGGCTGTATCTCGGCGGCGCGCTCGGGGTGGCGTACATCTTCCTCGGCGCGGCGCTCGTGGTGCACACCGGGGTTCTGCTGCTCGGACTCGCGTCGGTGGTGGGGCAGCTGTTCGCCTCCCTGGCGCTCGACGCGGCCTGGCCCGCTCCCGCCGGCCCGAGCCTTGCTGCATCGCTGACGATGATCGGCGTCGCCCTCGCCTCGGTCGTCGTCGCGGCGGTGCCGTGGCGCCGGCGCCGCGCGCGCTGA
- a CDS encoding cold-shock protein: MAQGTVKWFNAEKGFGFITQADGEDVFVHYSSIEMSGFRVLEEGQQVEFTLGTGQKGPQAEAVRPL; encoded by the coding sequence ATGGCACAGGGCACCGTCAAATGGTTCAACGCCGAAAAGGGCTTCGGGTTCATCACCCAAGCCGACGGCGAGGACGTCTTCGTCCATTACTCGAGCATCGAGATGAGCGGGTTCCGCGTGCTGGAAGAGGGCCAGCAGGTGGAGTTCACCCTCGGCACCGGCCAGAAGGGCCCACAGGCGGAGGCCGTGCGCCCGCTCTGA
- the msrB gene encoding peptide-methionine (R)-S-oxide reductase MsrB, translating to MTYAVNKSEDEWREELGPEQYAVLRQAGTERPWTGELLDESRAGLYACAACGAELFQSGTKFDSHCGWPSFYESVRPEAVELIDDSSHGMVRTEVRCANCGSHLGHVFPDGFGTPTGDRYCMNSLALQFTPEQQA from the coding sequence ATGACGTACGCGGTGAACAAGAGTGAAGACGAGTGGCGCGAGGAGCTGGGCCCGGAGCAGTACGCGGTGCTGCGGCAGGCGGGGACCGAACGCCCCTGGACAGGTGAGCTACTCGATGAGAGCCGGGCGGGGCTGTACGCCTGTGCGGCGTGCGGCGCGGAGCTGTTCCAGAGCGGAACCAAGTTCGACTCGCACTGCGGCTGGCCGAGCTTCTACGAGTCGGTGCGGCCCGAAGCGGTCGAGCTGATCGACGACTCGAGCCACGGGATGGTGCGCACCGAGGTGCGCTGCGCCAACTGCGGCTCGCACCTGGGGCACGTGTTCCCCGACGGATTCGGCACGCCCACCGGCGACCGCTACTGCATGAACTCGCTCGCGCTGCAGTTCACGCCGGAACAGCAGGCGTGA
- a CDS encoding DsbA family protein, translated as MSSDESSNAPARRDAREAVREKAQQVRARQARMRIVQRSLMAAVGLALIAVISVSLVWAFSSDASKPQAAPENVTDNGFAISSVAGAIGTAQVQDTDAAAAEATAQPAEPAAPAATPGATAPAEGDAAVDIRVYVDYLSEGSRTFQMANMAQLAAWVEDGSASLTYHPVAMLSAKSNGTKYSLRAASAAACVATHSQEAFFSYTNELLSKQPGVDDAGMSDEELADLAQASGVDAPKDVRACIEEGRFASWVREATDGALKRIPGTDNLALTGTPTVLVNGEPYVGALDDPAEFAQFVMTLASDAYYQGSPSPAPAPTPTPTP; from the coding sequence ATGTCCAGCGACGAATCCTCGAACGCCCCCGCCCGGCGCGACGCCCGCGAAGCGGTGCGCGAAAAGGCGCAGCAGGTGCGGGCGCGGCAGGCGCGCATGAGGATCGTGCAGCGATCGCTGATGGCCGCGGTGGGCCTCGCGCTGATCGCCGTCATCTCCGTCTCCCTCGTGTGGGCCTTCTCGTCCGACGCGTCGAAGCCGCAGGCGGCGCCCGAGAACGTCACCGACAATGGATTCGCGATCTCGTCGGTGGCGGGAGCGATCGGCACGGCGCAGGTGCAGGACACCGATGCCGCGGCCGCAGAGGCCACGGCGCAGCCGGCCGAGCCCGCCGCCCCGGCAGCCACCCCCGGAGCGACCGCCCCGGCCGAGGGCGACGCCGCCGTCGACATCCGGGTCTACGTCGACTACCTGTCCGAGGGGTCGCGCACCTTCCAGATGGCCAACATGGCGCAGCTGGCCGCGTGGGTCGAAGACGGCTCTGCGAGCCTCACGTACCATCCGGTGGCGATGCTGAGCGCGAAGTCCAACGGCACCAAGTACTCCCTCCGCGCCGCCAGTGCAGCGGCGTGCGTGGCGACGCACTCGCAAGAGGCCTTCTTCTCCTACACCAACGAGCTGCTCTCCAAGCAGCCGGGCGTGGACGACGCCGGCATGTCCGATGAGGAGCTTGCCGACCTGGCTCAGGCATCGGGCGTGGACGCGCCGAAGGACGTGCGCGCGTGCATCGAAGAGGGGCGCTTCGCCTCGTGGGTGCGCGAAGCCACCGATGGTGCGCTGAAGCGCATTCCGGGCACCGACAACCTCGCCCTCACCGGCACGCCCACCGTGCTCGTCAACGGCGAGCCGTACGTCGGCGCACTCGACGACCCGGCGGAATTCGCCCAGTTCGTCATGACGCTCGCGAGTGACGCGTACTACCAGGGCTCGCCGTCTCCCGCGCCGGCGCCCACCCCGACGCCCACCCCGTAG
- a CDS encoding nitroreductase family protein: MRRRRSLSKVTDDAPTHDELLELVGAAGRVADHSELKPWRLIELRGDDRLTLGRAINKALGEKGASSKPLRAPLLIAVVASYRKSEKVPHWEQQVVASGVAHALSLLLDEAGWGVIWRTGHYTRAKAVAKAHGLKKNERLLGWLYVGGRPERSREGRDKVIDAEKFVSRMPAPKKPIT, translated from the coding sequence ATGCGGCGTCGCCGGTCGCTGTCGAAGGTGACCGACGACGCCCCCACGCACGACGAGCTGCTCGAGCTCGTCGGCGCGGCCGGTCGCGTCGCCGACCACTCCGAGCTGAAGCCCTGGCGGCTGATCGAGCTGCGCGGCGACGACCGGCTGACGCTGGGGCGCGCGATCAACAAGGCTCTCGGCGAGAAGGGCGCGTCGTCCAAGCCGTTGCGCGCTCCCCTGCTGATCGCGGTCGTCGCCAGCTATCGCAAGAGCGAGAAGGTGCCGCACTGGGAACAGCAGGTCGTGGCATCCGGCGTCGCCCACGCCCTCAGCCTGCTGCTCGACGAAGCCGGCTGGGGCGTCATCTGGCGCACCGGCCACTACACCCGCGCCAAGGCGGTCGCGAAGGCGCACGGTCTGAAGAAGAACGAGCGCCTGCTCGGATGGCTCTACGTCGGCGGGAGGCCGGAGCGCTCCCGCGAGGGGCGTGACAAGGTGATCGACGCCGAGAAGTTCGTCAGCCGGATGCCGGCACCCAAGAAGCCGATCACGTAG
- a CDS encoding DUF2332 domain-containing protein — translation MTSTADAASTARERYARFARDEAPGRSEVYREWAAGVAGDPDMQQLLARIAPARRQPPLVFAVTRMLGAPEAGYATWAAWTRAHADAVIAECDRRSVQTNEPLRCAALLPALALVPGPIALLEVGASAGLCLYPDRYGYRYQRADGDEVVLEPADGPSPVTLTSELRGDRMPPLALPEIVWRAGIDLEPLDPRDPDTERWLTGLVWPGETGRAERVRRALRIAASDPPLLVAGDGAEQIAQVAALAPPDATLVVTTPGVLALMPWPVRHATIAAARAAGRWVTIDAPALHEGWTAPIDVAEWPGGFAVALDGEVVAAADPLGGWLEWRAGDAAPPR, via the coding sequence ATGACGAGTACTGCGGATGCCGCGTCCACGGCGCGCGAACGCTACGCGCGGTTCGCGCGCGACGAGGCGCCCGGCCGGTCCGAGGTGTACCGGGAGTGGGCCGCCGGGGTCGCCGGCGACCCCGACATGCAGCAGCTGCTCGCACGCATCGCGCCTGCCCGGCGCCAGCCGCCGCTCGTCTTCGCCGTCACGCGAATGCTCGGAGCGCCCGAAGCGGGGTACGCGACCTGGGCCGCGTGGACCCGCGCCCACGCCGACGCCGTGATCGCCGAGTGCGACCGGCGGAGCGTGCAGACCAATGAGCCGCTGCGGTGCGCGGCGCTGCTGCCGGCCCTCGCCCTGGTGCCCGGCCCGATCGCGCTGCTGGAGGTGGGCGCCAGCGCGGGGCTCTGCCTGTACCCCGATCGGTACGGCTACCGGTACCAGCGGGCCGACGGTGACGAGGTGGTGCTCGAGCCCGCCGACGGGCCATCACCGGTGACGCTCACGAGCGAACTGCGGGGTGACCGGATGCCGCCGCTGGCGCTCCCCGAGATCGTGTGGCGTGCCGGAATCGATCTGGAGCCCCTCGACCCGCGCGACCCCGACACCGAGCGCTGGCTCACCGGTCTGGTGTGGCCGGGGGAGACCGGCCGCGCCGAGCGCGTGCGTCGGGCGCTGCGCATCGCGGCATCCGACCCGCCCCTGCTGGTCGCCGGAGACGGGGCGGAGCAGATCGCGCAGGTCGCCGCCCTTGCACCGCCCGATGCCACGCTCGTCGTCACCACTCCCGGCGTGCTCGCGCTCATGCCCTGGCCGGTGCGTCACGCGACGATCGCCGCGGCCCGCGCCGCGGGGCGATGGGTGACCATCGACGCCCCCGCCCTGCACGAGGGATGGACGGCCCCGATCGACGTCGCCGAGTGGCCGGGCGGCTTCGCCGTGGCTCTCGACGGCGAGGTGGTCGCCGCGGCCGACCCGCTCGGCGGGTGGCTGGAGTGGCGCGCGGGCGATGCCGCGCCGCCGCGTTAG
- a CDS encoding LacI family DNA-binding transcriptional regulator, translating into MSIPLLMIRRTRGTPRLGGQSMSVEKAPTIEDVATAAHVSRSTVSRVINHDPRVSFAVWEAVTRAIHELAYTPDPSAQALARRRGAAPVSEPDAGPAA; encoded by the coding sequence ATGTCGATCCCCCTGCTCATGATTCGACGTACAAGGGGTACGCCACGTCTTGGAGGTCAATCGATGAGCGTCGAGAAAGCACCCACGATCGAGGATGTCGCCACGGCAGCCCACGTGTCGCGATCGACAGTCTCGCGTGTGATCAATCACGATCCGCGGGTGAGTTTCGCGGTGTGGGAGGCGGTGACCCGCGCGATTCACGAGCTCGCTTACACCCCTGACCCGTCGGCCCAGGCGCTCGCGCGCAGGCGGGGCGCAGCGCCGGTTTCGGAGCCTGACGCGGGTCCCGCTGCCTGA
- a CDS encoding LytR C-terminal domain-containing protein: MARTTYPKDRFDQLPAGSGRTGAHRAENPHMRGWVVLLWAALATVVLVAAGIFATLVLTGRVTLSPAPEPTVAAPTVVAPELDTTYDVLVLNATPETGLAARTRDDIIAAGWSADLVIAGDAGSEDFPTTTVYYPLPSDEPAALALAEVIGGAEVVQSDVYQPVDAPDSRQLAVVLGLDRVAAGESTPTP; the protein is encoded by the coding sequence GTGGCCAGAACGACCTACCCGAAGGATCGCTTCGACCAGCTTCCGGCCGGCAGCGGCCGCACCGGCGCGCACCGGGCCGAGAATCCGCACATGCGGGGCTGGGTCGTGCTGCTGTGGGCTGCGCTCGCCACGGTGGTGCTCGTCGCCGCGGGAATCTTCGCCACCCTCGTTCTCACCGGGCGAGTGACGCTGTCTCCCGCACCCGAGCCGACGGTGGCCGCGCCCACGGTGGTGGCACCCGAGCTCGACACGACCTATGACGTGCTGGTGCTCAACGCCACACCAGAGACGGGCCTTGCCGCCCGTACGCGAGACGACATCATCGCCGCGGGATGGTCGGCGGACCTCGTGATCGCCGGTGATGCCGGATCCGAGGATTTCCCCACGACGACCGTGTACTACCCCCTCCCGTCGGACGAGCCGGCGGCGCTCGCCCTCGCCGAGGTGATCGGCGGTGCAGAGGTGGTGCAGAGCGACGTGTACCAGCCCGTCGACGCCCCGGACTCGCGGCAGCTGGCGGTCGTGCTGGGCCTGGATCGCGTCGCAGCCGGAGAGTCCACGCCCACGCCGTAG
- the ugpC gene encoding sn-glycerol-3-phosphate ABC transporter ATP-binding protein UgpC has product MASVTFDNATRLYPGGTRPAVDKLNLEVADGEFLVLVGPSGCGKSTSLRMLAGLEEVNSGRILIGDRDVTDVPPKDRDIAMVFQNYALYPHMTVAENMGFALKIAGVGKEERAARVLEAAKLLDLEEYLTRKPKALSGGQRQRVAMGRAIVRQPQVFLMDEPLSNLDAKLRVQTRTQIASLQRRLGVTTVYVTHDQTEALTMGDRIAVLKDGLLQQVGTPRDLYEKPNNVFVAGFIGSPAMNLFAADLAEGGVRFGDEVVPLDRDTVGRANGSQVTVGVRPEDIVVGPADGRGLSVMVDLVEELGADGYLYGHTEINGKRADLVARVDGRNHPNAGETVTLAASAGHVHAFDIESGERLNDKPVVSA; this is encoded by the coding sequence ATGGCGTCCGTCACATTCGACAACGCAACGCGTCTGTACCCCGGGGGCACGCGCCCCGCTGTGGACAAGCTCAACCTCGAGGTCGCCGACGGTGAGTTCCTCGTTCTCGTCGGCCCGTCGGGCTGTGGCAAGTCCACGTCGCTGCGCATGCTGGCCGGCCTCGAAGAGGTCAACTCCGGCCGCATCCTCATCGGCGACCGCGACGTCACCGACGTGCCGCCGAAGGACCGCGACATCGCGATGGTGTTCCAGAACTACGCGCTGTACCCGCACATGACGGTCGCCGAGAACATGGGCTTCGCCCTGAAGATCGCCGGCGTCGGCAAGGAAGAGCGCGCCGCCCGCGTGCTCGAGGCCGCCAAGCTGCTCGACCTCGAGGAGTACCTGACCCGCAAGCCGAAGGCACTCTCGGGTGGTCAGCGTCAGCGTGTCGCCATGGGCCGCGCCATCGTGCGTCAGCCCCAGGTGTTCCTCATGGACGAGCCGCTGTCGAACCTCGACGCCAAGCTCCGCGTGCAGACCCGCACCCAGATCGCGTCGCTCCAGCGCCGCCTGGGCGTCACCACCGTCTACGTGACCCACGACCAGACCGAGGCCCTCACCATGGGTGACCGCATCGCGGTGCTCAAGGACGGTCTGCTGCAGCAGGTCGGCACCCCGCGCGACCTGTACGAGAAGCCGAACAACGTGTTCGTCGCCGGCTTCATCGGCTCGCCCGCGATGAACCTGTTCGCCGCCGACCTCGCCGAGGGTGGCGTGCGCTTCGGTGACGAGGTCGTGCCGCTCGACCGCGACACCGTCGGCCGCGCCAACGGCAGCCAGGTGACCGTCGGTGTCCGCCCCGAGGACATCGTCGTCGGCCCCGCCGACGGCCGTGGCCTCTCGGTCATGGTGGACCTCGTCGAGGAGCTCGGCGCCGACGGATACCTCTACGGCCACACCGAGATCAACGGCAAGCGCGCCGACCTGGTCGCGCGCGTCGACGGTCGCAACCACCCGAACGCGGGCGAGACGGTCACCCTGGCCGCGAGCGCCGGCCACGTGCACGCGTTCGACATCGAGTCCGGCGAGCGTCTGAACGACAAGCCGGTCGTCTCGGCCTGA